In Xylanibacter ruminicola 23, a single genomic region encodes these proteins:
- the rplM gene encoding 50S ribosomal protein L13, producing MNTLSYKTLSVNKETAKKEWVVIDATDQVVGRLASKVAKLIRGKYKPTFTPHVDCGDNVILINADKVVFTGKKETDKVYTRYTGYPGGQRFNTPAELRKKNGGVDKMLRHAVKGMLPKGPLGRSLLNNLFIYEGTEHPHAAQQPKTIDINQYK from the coding sequence ATGAACACTTTGAGTTACAAGACACTTTCTGTAAACAAGGAAACAGCAAAGAAGGAGTGGGTGGTAATCGATGCCACAGACCAGGTTGTTGGTCGTCTCGCTTCAAAGGTAGCTAAGCTGATCCGCGGAAAGTACAAGCCAACTTTCACTCCACACGTTGACTGTGGTGACAATGTAATCCTTATCAACGCCGATAAGGTAGTTTTCACTGGTAAGAAAGAGACCGATAAGGTTTATACCCGCTACACAGGTTATCCTGGTGGTCAGCGCTTCAATACTCCTGCTGAGCTTCGCAAGAAGAACGGTGGTGTTGACAAGATGCTGCGTCATGCCGTTAAGGGTATGCTGCCAAAGGGTCCTCTGGGCCGCAGCCTGCTGAACAACCTCTTCATCTATGAGGGTACCGAGCATCCACATGCCGCTCAGCAGCCAAAGACTATTGATATTAACCAGTATAAATAA
- the rpsI gene encoding 30S ribosomal protein S9 — protein sequence MEVINAIGRRKSSVARVYVTEGTGKITINKKDLEVYFPSAILQYVVKQPLALLEVAEKYDIKANLDGGGFTGQSQALRLAIARALVKINEEDKKKLKDAGFMTRDSREVERKKPGRPKARRRFQFSKR from the coding sequence ATGGAAGTAATTAACGCAATAGGTCGTCGTAAGAGCTCTGTAGCCCGTGTATACGTAACAGAGGGTACTGGTAAGATTACGATCAACAAGAAAGATTTAGAGGTATATTTCCCATCAGCTATCCTGCAGTATGTGGTTAAGCAGCCACTCGCACTGCTCGAAGTAGCTGAGAAGTATGACATCAAGGCAAACCTCGACGGAGGTGGTTTCACAGGTCAGAGTCAGGCTCTGCGTCTCGCAATTGCCCGCGCTCTGGTGAAGATCAACGAAGAGGATAAGAAGAAGCTGAAGGATGCAGGTTTCATGACACGTGATAGCCGTGAGGTTGAGCGTAAGAAGCCAGGTCGTCCAAAGGCACGTCGTCGCTTCCAGTTCAGTAAGCGTTAA